Proteins from one candidate division KSB1 bacterium genomic window:
- a CDS encoding T9SS type A sorting domain-containing protein has product MKKLIIFSIAMSICLLTTVQAQNAHSTVFADNFDSYTAGTFPSSGGWYLRYNGAGNSYQVVVNSHSHSGSQSMQMKGAPGWTAQMEKSVTVQRHVIYWQAWVLPTGNDGGLGLINTNIPTTGNYGTVYFDFGKIYCQVGYDLNVEIDDFTPNQWYKIKVRYDHITKCIDVWINDIQKITRLQATNIYGDYYNAFYLFSEHDGNLYYFDDLELWYEENSDGLVAYYPFNGNANDESGNGNDGTVYGAMLTSDRLGRPQSAYEFDGIDDYILVPSSSSMNLRDSLTICAWVSFPTIPPGGSHILMKSDYPDTYEYGLNLNLYNNGAISASIGGFNVVNVEGNPVNTNTWYHIVATWQYPGLCKLYVNGELVNSVATSGNIDPHNCEFTMGRIRPETSGSSYQGIIDEVRLYRRVLSEAEVQQLYLEDGTPVELSSFTAEIGAGLVTLKWTTQSETENYGFQLYRSRSKDRDYQQITRTLIPGAGNSSQVHHYSFVDRDVMMGETYYYKLADVDFSGTIKFHGPIIVTLTAHPSGYLLEQNYPNPFNPTTTIAFSIRESGHVSLKIYDLQGKIVKTLIDGFSTAGAYRLSWDGTDHHGQKVVSGNYICVLKAGQFEQQRKMTFIK; this is encoded by the coding sequence ATGAAAAAGCTAATCATTTTTTCAATCGCTATGTCTATTTGCCTGTTAACGACTGTTCAGGCCCAGAATGCTCATAGCACTGTATTCGCTGATAATTTTGATTCATACACAGCAGGCACATTTCCGTCATCGGGCGGATGGTATTTGCGCTATAATGGCGCGGGCAATTCCTATCAGGTGGTCGTCAATTCACACTCGCATTCTGGATCACAAAGCATGCAGATGAAAGGTGCGCCGGGTTGGACAGCGCAAATGGAAAAATCCGTGACTGTACAGCGGCACGTTATCTACTGGCAAGCGTGGGTTCTACCTACCGGAAATGACGGCGGTCTGGGATTGATCAATACCAACATCCCAACGACGGGCAATTATGGTACCGTTTATTTTGACTTTGGCAAAATTTATTGCCAGGTGGGTTATGATTTGAATGTTGAGATCGACGATTTTACACCCAATCAATGGTACAAAATAAAAGTTAGGTACGATCACATTACCAAATGCATTGATGTCTGGATCAACGACATCCAGAAAATCACTCGGCTGCAGGCGACCAACATTTACGGTGATTATTATAATGCATTTTATCTGTTCTCTGAGCATGACGGTAATCTCTACTATTTCGACGACCTTGAACTTTGGTATGAGGAAAATTCAGATGGATTAGTGGCCTATTATCCATTCAATGGGAATGCCAATGATGAAAGTGGTAATGGGAACGATGGCACAGTATATGGCGCAATGCTGACCAGCGATCGTCTGGGTAGGCCGCAAAGCGCTTATGAATTTGATGGCATCGATGATTATATTCTCGTACCGAGCAGCAGCAGCATGAATTTAAGAGATTCTTTGACCATTTGCGCCTGGGTTAGTTTTCCAACCATCCCGCCTGGTGGTTCTCATATTCTGATGAAAAGCGATTATCCCGATACCTATGAATATGGCTTAAATCTTAACCTTTATAACAACGGTGCAATTTCAGCAAGCATTGGAGGTTTTAATGTGGTGAATGTTGAGGGCAATCCTGTTAATACAAATACCTGGTATCATATAGTCGCCACGTGGCAATACCCGGGCCTCTGCAAATTATATGTTAATGGTGAATTGGTCAACAGCGTAGCCACCTCAGGAAATATCGACCCGCACAATTGTGAATTCACGATGGGGAGAATTAGACCAGAGACCAGCGGGAGTAGTTATCAAGGCATTATTGATGAAGTTAGGCTTTATCGTCGCGTTCTATCTGAGGCTGAAGTCCAGCAGCTTTATCTCGAAGATGGCACGCCGGTTGAGCTTTCCTCTTTCACTGCTGAAATCGGGGCGGGATTGGTCACGTTGAAATGGACCACTCAGTCCGAGACCGAAAATTACGGGTTCCAGCTCTATCGCAGCCGATCGAAAGATAGAGACTATCAACAAATCACTCGGACGCTCATCCCTGGTGCAGGCAATTCGAGTCAGGTACATCATTATTCATTTGTTGACCGCGACGTGATGATGGGCGAGACCTATTATTATAAATTAGCGGATGTTGATTTTTCCGGCACTATTAAATTTCACGGCCCAATTATCGTAACTCTTACCGCGCATCCATCTGGCTATTTGTTAGAACAAAATTATCCCAATCCGTTCAATCCCACGACCACGATCGCTTTTTCCATTAGGGAATCGGGCCATGTGAGCCTTAAAATTTACGATTTGCAGGGTAAGATCGTGAAGACGCTCATTGATGGTTTCTCAACCGCTGGTGCTTATCGCCTGTCTTGGGATGGCACGGATCATCACGGGCAAAAGGTCGTATCTGGCAACTATATCTGTGTACTCAAAGCTGGTCAGTTTGAACAACAGCGAAAAATGACTTTTATAAAATAG
- a CDS encoding ATP-binding protein: MKQLGFAFKQKQCGGELVGFIAFIRCCSVALLLAGFACSPAKQAIWQPDKQPSQFKSVLPIAGDQIFLADLDKNGFTEIIAVDTTIAQGQYGSFILLMTFEGKTIEQAIFAGRILEVIYTLDYNDDGLLEILVPFMRHDSLFVSLVSNRGLKLATFFLINGQPRIEDGGYFPWDPFVRGFYVRDLDQNGEKELITVITTGYARLPRGILVHSLQDGKRIGCKIVGSPPRDNFLDDFDGNGELEIICFGTAPDNGAVAGGFDDQHSYLITYELTPTPQIIRHQLVSSRFSNYWLSYTDMNGDGKKELLAWTECNSERITESKIVELNPVTFEEKKKWSYNRSLFSVITANLNRDQFPEIIALGSQREIIVLNNRFEEISFHRFPVHIHEIKNLSNSPPDGIDNIVVSSVGGDFLLNQQMRIRATFPEARCIGVVRRGDNLPPQLVLQGKNGFELGDLVPNRFYLFIRYSSWMWPIITTGLLIFLAVLANQLYLRCQLFNGIQSLVVESDPRGIVLFDHHLRIHQMNSTLQQWLAVPTVHGRHRRISDIFERFPDVVAFLEQTPSRPLRRDEKIVNITSNQKPAKFLIIVEPVPMKGRQKSWWLAIFLDQSRNEEIWQAKLWCQMAQKTAHDIKNPLTSIRLTLEHLQMYQQDLAPPVAEKFESGIKRIIERIESLRRISKNFMKFVNVDRLNPANTNLNEFLLEMVNGIRAGLPPDIQIDFKASANLPSIKIDQEAMQSVIENLVANAVNALPDGGKISVTTQFVEKLILPGNGSFPRDYALIEVLDTGIGIPEAELGHLFEPNFTRTEGGNGLGLAYVKKTIDDHQGYIEVASEPGAGTAFSLYLPVY, encoded by the coding sequence ATGAAGCAATTGGGTTTCGCATTCAAGCAAAAGCAGTGTGGGGGGGAATTAGTAGGTTTTATTGCATTCATTAGATGCTGTTCTGTAGCTCTTTTGTTAGCTGGTTTTGCCTGCTCGCCAGCCAAACAAGCGATCTGGCAGCCCGATAAACAACCGTCTCAATTCAAGAGCGTGTTGCCAATCGCAGGCGATCAAATTTTTTTGGCCGACCTGGATAAAAACGGTTTCACCGAAATCATCGCCGTGGATACGACCATAGCGCAGGGCCAATATGGTTCGTTCATTCTGCTGATGACGTTCGAGGGCAAGACGATTGAACAGGCGATATTTGCTGGTCGCATTCTTGAGGTGATTTATACCCTGGATTACAATGATGATGGTCTGCTGGAAATCCTGGTGCCCTTCATGCGCCATGATTCGTTGTTTGTGAGTCTGGTGTCCAATCGCGGGCTGAAATTAGCAACGTTTTTTTTGATCAATGGCCAGCCCAGGATTGAAGATGGCGGCTATTTCCCCTGGGATCCGTTCGTTCGAGGATTTTATGTTCGCGATCTTGACCAAAATGGGGAAAAAGAACTGATCACGGTGATTACGACCGGCTACGCCCGATTGCCACGCGGGATTCTGGTGCATTCGCTTCAAGACGGCAAACGAATTGGCTGTAAGATTGTTGGATCCCCCCCGCGCGACAATTTTCTGGATGATTTTGATGGCAATGGTGAGCTGGAAATCATTTGCTTTGGTACAGCTCCCGATAACGGTGCCGTTGCTGGCGGCTTTGATGACCAACACAGTTACCTGATTACGTATGAGCTAACCCCAACACCGCAAATCATTCGACATCAATTGGTGAGCAGCCGATTTTCCAATTATTGGTTAAGCTACACTGATATGAATGGCGATGGTAAAAAGGAACTACTGGCCTGGACCGAGTGCAACTCTGAGCGGATTACGGAATCGAAAATTGTCGAATTGAATCCAGTGACATTTGAAGAGAAAAAGAAGTGGTCCTATAACCGCTCATTATTCAGCGTGATCACCGCGAATCTGAATCGTGACCAATTTCCGGAGATCATTGCGTTGGGCTCCCAGCGGGAAATCATCGTGCTAAATAATCGATTTGAAGAGATCAGCTTTCATCGATTTCCGGTACATATTCATGAAATTAAAAATCTATCCAACAGCCCTCCTGACGGAATTGATAACATCGTGGTATCGAGCGTTGGCGGCGATTTTCTATTGAATCAGCAGATGCGCATCCGAGCAACATTTCCAGAAGCCAGGTGCATTGGCGTGGTGCGCCGTGGCGATAACCTGCCCCCCCAGCTTGTGCTGCAGGGAAAGAATGGCTTTGAATTGGGAGATTTGGTTCCTAATCGCTTTTATCTCTTTATCCGATACTCTTCGTGGATGTGGCCCATAATAACGACGGGCCTGCTAATTTTCTTAGCCGTCCTCGCGAACCAACTCTACCTGCGCTGTCAATTGTTCAATGGTATTCAGTCCCTGGTGGTCGAAAGCGATCCGCGCGGGATAGTGCTCTTTGATCATCACCTGCGCATCCATCAAATGAACAGCACATTGCAGCAATGGCTGGCAGTTCCAACAGTTCATGGTCGGCATCGGCGGATCAGCGACATTTTCGAGCGCTTCCCTGATGTGGTCGCTTTCCTGGAGCAAACGCCCAGCCGTCCCCTGCGACGCGATGAAAAAATCGTGAACATCACCAGCAACCAGAAACCCGCCAAATTTCTAATCATTGTTGAGCCAGTGCCCATGAAGGGAAGGCAAAAATCCTGGTGGCTGGCCATTTTCCTGGATCAATCTCGAAACGAGGAAATCTGGCAGGCGAAGCTCTGGTGCCAGATGGCCCAAAAAACTGCTCACGACATTAAAAATCCATTGACCAGCATCCGCCTCACCCTGGAGCATCTGCAAATGTATCAGCAGGACTTAGCCCCGCCTGTAGCGGAAAAATTTGAATCGGGGATCAAAAGAATCATCGAGCGCATTGAGTCACTGCGCCGCATTTCAAAGAATTTTATGAAATTTGTCAATGTCGATCGCCTGAATCCAGCGAACACCAATCTCAATGAATTTTTGCTGGAGATGGTGAATGGAATTCGCGCGGGACTGCCACCGGACATTCAAATCGATTTCAAAGCCAGTGCCAATTTGCCCAGCATCAAAATCGATCAGGAAGCCATGCAATCGGTAATCGAAAATCTGGTCGCAAACGCCGTCAATGCTCTGCCCGATGGCGGTAAAATTAGCGTTACCACACAATTTGTAGAGAAATTGATCCTGCCAGGAAACGGTAGCTTCCCACGAGATTACGCCCTGATTGAGGTGCTGGATACCGGCATTGGCATTCCCGAAGCGGAATTGGGTCATCTTTTCGAGCCCAATTTTACTCGCACCGAAGGCGGCAACGGTCTCGGCTTGGCCTATGTCAAAAAAACCATCGACGATCATCAAGGTTATATCGAGGTTGCCAGTGAGCCTGGCGCCGGCACAGCCTTTTCTCTCTATCTTCCGGTCTATTGA
- a CDS encoding sigma-54 dependent transcriptional regulator — protein MSAHGATILIVDDDRYVREGLREILHQHGYEIEEAYDGKIALDYLGQRSIDLMLLDLDMPRVNGMEVLRRVAADFPEIGVVIISGKGTIQLAVEATKLGAYDFLEKPLEMQRTLLTVRNAVEKLTLIRQRNRLVQEAQERYQMVGTGPAMQRIYHLIDRAAMSQSKVLIMGENGTGKELIARAIHHNGPRRSEPFVTVNCAAIPENLIESELFGHQKGAFTTAYTSHRGKFEQADRGTILLDEIGDASAQLQAKILRVLEDGAIDRVGGERPIPIDIQVIAATNKNITEKIAEGSFREDLYYRLNVITIEVPPLRERREDIPLLVDFFMKRCSEEKHLPAKKLERGVMKIFLDHDWPGNIRELRNTVERMIVLSDDDTISTREAWQALKKNAAKPSDSKGLTLHAAREQFEREFILNMLISNNWKILETANAMGIERTQLWKKMKQYGIEKQ, from the coding sequence ATGTCTGCTCATGGTGCCACCATTCTTATTGTTGATGATGATCGTTATGTGCGAGAAGGTCTGCGCGAGATACTTCATCAACATGGCTATGAAATTGAAGAAGCGTATGACGGGAAGATTGCGCTGGATTATCTGGGGCAGCGATCGATTGATCTGATGCTGCTGGATCTGGATATGCCGCGAGTCAATGGCATGGAGGTTCTGCGTCGCGTGGCCGCCGATTTTCCTGAGATCGGCGTGGTCATTATCAGCGGCAAAGGTACCATCCAATTGGCGGTGGAAGCCACGAAGCTGGGCGCTTATGATTTCCTGGAGAAGCCCCTGGAAATGCAACGCACGTTACTCACTGTACGCAATGCAGTCGAAAAATTGACGCTGATCCGACAGCGCAATCGACTGGTCCAGGAGGCTCAGGAACGATATCAGATGGTTGGCACCGGGCCGGCTATGCAGCGCATTTATCATCTGATTGACCGAGCGGCTATGAGTCAGAGTAAGGTGCTCATTATGGGTGAAAATGGCACCGGCAAAGAACTGATCGCCCGGGCTATTCATCACAATGGTCCGCGGCGCTCAGAACCGTTCGTCACGGTCAACTGTGCAGCAATTCCGGAAAATTTGATCGAAAGCGAATTGTTTGGGCATCAAAAGGGAGCTTTCACCACCGCATACACCTCGCACCGGGGCAAATTCGAGCAGGCCGACCGGGGCACCATACTGCTGGACGAAATTGGCGATGCCAGTGCGCAGTTGCAAGCGAAAATCTTGCGTGTGCTGGAAGATGGCGCTATCGATCGTGTGGGCGGGGAACGTCCGATCCCGATCGACATTCAAGTGATTGCGGCAACCAATAAAAATATCACTGAAAAAATAGCTGAGGGCAGCTTTCGTGAGGATCTGTACTATCGGTTGAATGTCATCACTATTGAAGTGCCCCCATTGCGCGAACGCCGGGAAGATATCCCGCTGTTGGTCGATTTTTTCATGAAGCGCTGCAGCGAGGAAAAACATTTGCCTGCCAAAAAGCTGGAGCGGGGCGTGATGAAAATTTTTCTGGACCACGATTGGCCGGGCAATATTCGCGAGTTACGCAATACCGTAGAGCGGATGATTGTCCTCTCGGATGACGACACCATTAGCACGCGAGAAGCGTGGCAAGCATTGAAGAAGAATGCTGCTAAGCCATCAGACTCTAAGGGCTTGACCCTTCATGCGGCACGTGAACAATTTGAGCGCGAATTTATTCTTAACATGCTGATCAGCAATAATTGGAAAATTCTGGAAACCGCTAACGCCATGGGCATTGAGCGCACCCAGTTGTGGAAAAAAATGAAACAGTATGGCATCGAAAAGCAATAA
- a CDS encoding GlsB/YeaQ/YmgE family stress response membrane protein, with amino-acid sequence MNSMETFLVLLIGLVAGWTDSQRQRICLAGNLIVGVIGALLGGFLSSLLDLKVVGIWEALTAALIGGIVLIWLNGLIKLK; translated from the coding sequence ATGAATTCAATGGAAACTTTCCTTGTTTTGCTGATCGGACTGGTGGCTGGCTGGACGGATTCTCAAAGGCAAAGGATTTGCCTAGCAGGCAATCTGATCGTCGGTGTGATTGGTGCGTTGTTGGGAGGATTTCTCTCTAGCTTATTGGATTTGAAAGTGGTCGGTATTTGGGAGGCTCTGACCGCCGCACTGATCGGCGGCATCGTCCTCATCTGGCTGAACGGCCTCATCAAATTAAAATAG